The following coding sequences are from one Oncorhynchus nerka isolate Pitt River linkage group LG6, Oner_Uvic_2.0, whole genome shotgun sequence window:
- the LOC115130627 gene encoding RNA-binding motif protein, X chromosome-like isoform X3 gives MAEADRPGKLFIGGLDTETNEKALEKYFSKYGRIVEVLLMKDRETNKSRGFAFVTFESPADAKDAAREMNGKSLDGKPIKVEQATKPQFESAGRRGPPPMRGRGPPRGPRGSRGAPMRGPPSRDYYDNVGIVEPFFKGISSRGPPPLKRGPPIRNGGPPPKRHAPSPMGRPSMSRDRDPYGPPPPRRDSMSRRDDYPSPRDEYYSTKDSYSSREYVSSRDTRDYAPTPRDYPPRDYPQSSSRDEYGSMSRGYSDGYGGGREPKSYMERPSAASYREPYDGYG, from the exons ATGGCAGAGGCTGACCGACCAGGGAAGCTCTTCATCGGTGGCCTGGACACTGAAACTAACGAGAAGGCCCTTGAGAAGTACTTCAGCAAATATGGCAGAATAGTAGAAG TTCTGTTGATGAAAGACCGTGAAACGAACAAATCAAGAGGTTTTGCTTTTGTGACCTTTGAGAGTCCGGCAGATGCAAAGGATGCTGCGCGCGAAATGAATGGGAAG TCACTGGATGGTAAGCCAATAAAGGTTGAACAAGCAACAAAACCTCAGTTTGAGTCAGCAGGCAGACGCGGCCCACCCCCCATGCGTGGCCGCGGTCCCCCTAGAGGTCCTAGAGGATCTAGAGGAGCACCAATGAGGGGTCCACCATCCAGAG ACTACTATGATAACGTAGGGATTGTAGAACCCTTTTTCAAAGGGATTTCGTCCAGAGGCCCTCCACCACTGAAAAGGGGACCTCCGATTCGTAATGGAGGCCCCCCACCCAAGAGACATGCTCCTTCTCCAATGGGCAGAC CTTCCATGTCTAGGGACAGGGACCCCTATGGCCCACCCCCTCCCCGCAGGGACTCAATGTCCAGAAGGGATGATTACCCATCACCAAGAGATGAATATTACAGCACAAAGGACAG CTATTCTAGTCGGGAATATGTGAGTTCCAGGGATACACGGGACTACGCACCAACGCCACGGGACTATCCACCAAGGGATTATCCCCAATCCAGTTCCCGTGATGAATATGGGTCAATGTCAAGGGGCTACAG TGATGGTTATGGTGGAGGCCGGGAACCCAAAAGCTATATGGAGCGCCCTAGTGCAGCCTCTTATCGAGAGCCCTACGATGGTTACG GTTGA
- the LOC115130627 gene encoding RNA-binding motif protein, X chromosome-like isoform X2, which produces MAEADRPGKLFIGGLDTETNEKALEKYFSKYGRIVEVLLMKDRETNKSRGFAFVTFESPADAKDAAREMNGKSLDGKPIKVEQATKPQFESAGRRGPPPMRGRGPPRGPRGSRGAPMRGPPSREPFFKGISSRGPPPLKRGPPIRNGGPPPKRHAPSPMGRPSMSRDRDPYGPPPPRRDSMSRRDDYPSPRDEYYSTKDSYSSREYVSSRDTRDYAPTPRDYPPRDYPQSSSRDEYGSMSRGYSDGYGGGREPKSYMERPSAASYREPYDGYGNSRSAPPSRGPQPSYNGSGGSSRYDDYGSSSRDGYGSRESYPSSRSEPYPPSRGERMGKQERGPAPPIERGYPREAYSGSSRGAPRGGRGGSRVDRGIARSRY; this is translated from the exons ATGGCAGAGGCTGACCGACCAGGGAAGCTCTTCATCGGTGGCCTGGACACTGAAACTAACGAGAAGGCCCTTGAGAAGTACTTCAGCAAATATGGCAGAATAGTAGAAG TTCTGTTGATGAAAGACCGTGAAACGAACAAATCAAGAGGTTTTGCTTTTGTGACCTTTGAGAGTCCGGCAGATGCAAAGGATGCTGCGCGCGAAATGAATGGGAAG TCACTGGATGGTAAGCCAATAAAGGTTGAACAAGCAACAAAACCTCAGTTTGAGTCAGCAGGCAGACGCGGCCCACCCCCCATGCGTGGCCGCGGTCCCCCTAGAGGTCCTAGAGGATCTAGAGGAGCACCAATGAGGGGTCCACCATCCAGAG AACCCTTTTTCAAAGGGATTTCGTCCAGAGGCCCTCCACCACTGAAAAGGGGACCTCCGATTCGTAATGGAGGCCCCCCACCCAAGAGACATGCTCCTTCTCCAATGGGCAGAC CTTCCATGTCTAGGGACAGGGACCCCTATGGCCCACCCCCTCCCCGCAGGGACTCAATGTCCAGAAGGGATGATTACCCATCACCAAGAGATGAATATTACAGCACAAAGGACAG CTATTCTAGTCGGGAATATGTGAGTTCCAGGGATACACGGGACTACGCACCAACGCCACGGGACTATCCACCAAGGGATTATCCCCAATCCAGTTCCCGTGATGAATATGGGTCAATGTCAAGGGGCTACAG TGATGGTTATGGTGGAGGCCGGGAACCCAAAAGCTATATGGAGCGCCCTAGTGCAGCCTCTTATCGAGAGCCCTACGATGGTTACG GTAACTCACGCAGCGCCCCACCCTCAAGGGGCCCCCAACCATCCTACAATGGCAGTGGCGGAAGCAGTCGCTATGACGACTATGGAAGCAGTTCCCGGGATGGATATGGCAGTCGTGAAAGTTACCCCAGCAGTCGGAGTGAACCTTACCCTCCTAGCCGTGGTGAGCGAATGGGCAAACAGGAGCGGGGTCCAGCACCCCCAATCGAGAGAGGCTATCCCCGTGAAGCGTACAGTGGCTCAAGTCGCGGGGCGCCCCGTGGTGGCCGCGGAGGCAGCAGAGTCGATAGAGGAATTGCCCGCAGCAGATACTGA
- the LOC115130627 gene encoding RNA-binding motif protein, X chromosome-like isoform X1 encodes MAEADRPGKLFIGGLDTETNEKALEKYFSKYGRIVEVLLMKDRETNKSRGFAFVTFESPADAKDAAREMNGKSLDGKPIKVEQATKPQFESAGRRGPPPMRGRGPPRGPRGSRGAPMRGPPSRDYYDNVGIVEPFFKGISSRGPPPLKRGPPIRNGGPPPKRHAPSPMGRPSMSRDRDPYGPPPPRRDSMSRRDDYPSPRDEYYSTKDSYSSREYVSSRDTRDYAPTPRDYPPRDYPQSSSRDEYGSMSRGYSDGYGGGREPKSYMERPSAASYREPYDGYGNSRSAPPSRGPQPSYNGSGGSSRYDDYGSSSRDGYGSRESYPSSRSEPYPPSRGERMGKQERGPAPPIERGYPREAYSGSSRGAPRGGRGGSRVDRGIARSRY; translated from the exons ATGGCAGAGGCTGACCGACCAGGGAAGCTCTTCATCGGTGGCCTGGACACTGAAACTAACGAGAAGGCCCTTGAGAAGTACTTCAGCAAATATGGCAGAATAGTAGAAG TTCTGTTGATGAAAGACCGTGAAACGAACAAATCAAGAGGTTTTGCTTTTGTGACCTTTGAGAGTCCGGCAGATGCAAAGGATGCTGCGCGCGAAATGAATGGGAAG TCACTGGATGGTAAGCCAATAAAGGTTGAACAAGCAACAAAACCTCAGTTTGAGTCAGCAGGCAGACGCGGCCCACCCCCCATGCGTGGCCGCGGTCCCCCTAGAGGTCCTAGAGGATCTAGAGGAGCACCAATGAGGGGTCCACCATCCAGAG ACTACTATGATAACGTAGGGATTGTAGAACCCTTTTTCAAAGGGATTTCGTCCAGAGGCCCTCCACCACTGAAAAGGGGACCTCCGATTCGTAATGGAGGCCCCCCACCCAAGAGACATGCTCCTTCTCCAATGGGCAGAC CTTCCATGTCTAGGGACAGGGACCCCTATGGCCCACCCCCTCCCCGCAGGGACTCAATGTCCAGAAGGGATGATTACCCATCACCAAGAGATGAATATTACAGCACAAAGGACAG CTATTCTAGTCGGGAATATGTGAGTTCCAGGGATACACGGGACTACGCACCAACGCCACGGGACTATCCACCAAGGGATTATCCCCAATCCAGTTCCCGTGATGAATATGGGTCAATGTCAAGGGGCTACAG TGATGGTTATGGTGGAGGCCGGGAACCCAAAAGCTATATGGAGCGCCCTAGTGCAGCCTCTTATCGAGAGCCCTACGATGGTTACG GTAACTCACGCAGCGCCCCACCCTCAAGGGGCCCCCAACCATCCTACAATGGCAGTGGCGGAAGCAGTCGCTATGACGACTATGGAAGCAGTTCCCGGGATGGATATGGCAGTCGTGAAAGTTACCCCAGCAGTCGGAGTGAACCTTACCCTCCTAGCCGTGGTGAGCGAATGGGCAAACAGGAGCGGGGTCCAGCACCCCCAATCGAGAGAGGCTATCCCCGTGAAGCGTACAGTGGCTCAAGTCGCGGGGCGCCCCGTGGTGGCCGCGGAGGCAGCAGAGTCGATAGAGGAATTGCCCGCAGCAGATACTGA